In Syngnathus scovelli strain Florida chromosome 11, RoL_Ssco_1.2, whole genome shotgun sequence, one DNA window encodes the following:
- the tspan2a gene encoding tetraspanin-2a, with the protein MSKVHGGMKCVKYLLFVFNFIFWLSGLLVLAVGLWLRFDPDTVELLTGNNAPDTFFIAVYILLGAGSLMMLVGFFGCFGAVRESQCLLASFFACLLIIFAAEIAAGVFGFINKEQIVEEVQKFYSSSIGDASNSNATAVAHIYHKTLNCCGGSTPASTSDLCADAPEETKDCLSAITDFFNDKLHVIGYIGIGIGGVMILGMIFSMVLCCAIRNGREVI; encoded by the exons ATGAGCAAAGTGCACGGGGGCATGAAATGCGTGAAATATCTGCTGTTCGTGTTCAACTTCATCTTTTGG TTATCCGGCTTGTTGGTTCTGGCCGTGGGACTTTGGCTCCGGTTTGATCCAGACACGGTGGAGCTGCTGACAGGCAACAATGCCCCTGACACTTTCTTCATCG CTGTCTATATTCTTCTGGGTGCGGGCAGTTTAATGATGCTGGTCGGCTTCTTTGGTTGTTTTGGAGCCGTTCGGGAGTCTCAGTGTCTTCTCGCCTCG TTCTTTGCCTGCCTGTTGATCATTTTCGCTGCCGAGATTGCAGCGGGCGTGTTTGGATTCATCAACAAAGAGCAG ATTGTGGAGGAAGTGCAAAAATTCTACAGCAGCTCCATCGGCGACGCGTCCAATTCCAACGCAACTGCCGTCGCACACATTTACCACAAAACT CTCAACTGCTGTGGGGGTTCGACACCAGCTTCTACATCTGACCTGTGTGCTGACGCCCCAGAGGAGACCAAG GACTGTCTGAGCGCCATCACAGATTTCTTCAACGACAAGCTGCACGTCATCGGCTACATCGGGATTGGCATTGGAGGAGTAATG ATTTTAGGGATGATCTTCAGCATGGTGCTGTGTTGTGCCATCCGGAACGGCAGGGAGGTCATATAG
- the ngfb gene encoding nerve growth factor — translation MRSSMLVLLLFFSAQAVASFGEKSGTSNAQRRDSNAVTAAGPRVDSKLFNRRRRLSPRVLFSAGPPDGDPTGSHGERRSRRRAGQPQHRGVYSVCESISVWVGNKTKATDISGNEVTVLPDVNINNVNKKQYFFETTCHSSHEGCLGIDARHWNSRCTNSHTFVRALTSFKNLVAWRLIRINVACVCVLSRKSWRQ, via the coding sequence ATGAGGTCGTCTATGCTGGTCCTGTTGCTTTTCTTCAGTGCCCAGGCCGTGGCCTCCTTTGGGGAGAAGTCAGGCACCTCCAACGCACAACGGCGGGACTCAAACGCCGTCACTGCCGCCGGCCCTCGAGTGGACAGCAAACTCTTCAACAGGCGGCGCAGGCTCTCCCCCAGGGTGCTGTTCAGCGCCGGGCCGCCCGACGGTGATCCCACCGGGTCCCACGGCGAGCGCAGGAGCCGGCGGCGAGCGGGCCAGCCCCAGCACCGAGGCGTGTACTCAGTATGTGAGAGCATCAGCGTCTGGGTGGGCAACAAAACAAAGGCCACGGACATTTCTGGCAACGAGGTGACGGTGCTGCCGGATGTCAACATCAACAACGTCAACAAGAAGCAGTACTTCTTCGAGACCACGTGTCACAGCTCCCACGAAGGCTGCTTGGGCATCGACGCCCGACACTGGAACTCCCGCTGCACCAACTCGCACACGTTTGTGCGGGCGTTGACGTCTTTTAAGAACCTGGTGGCGTGGAGGCTCATACGCATCAACGtggcctgtgtgtgcgtgctcagCCGCAAGTCGTGGCGACAGTGA
- the LOC125977399 gene encoding potassium voltage-gated channel subfamily A member 3: MDRRDSGVIPSPASSSGRLQRLTHDDDAMTVENMPDQSQNLQHFGQYELGCCERVVINISGLRFETQLKTFNQFPDTLLGDPRKRMRYFDPLRNEYFFDRNRPSFDAILYYYQSGGRIRRPVNVPIDIFSEEIRFYQLGEDAMEKFREDEGFIAEEERVLPKSDFQKQIWLLFEYPESSGPARGIAIVSVLVILISIVIFCMETLPEFRDERDQSAQLSRNSSTNSDAPSPFTDPFFVIETLCIIWFSFELLVRFFSCPSKTSFSRNIMNVIDVVAIIPYFITLGTELAETENNGGQQAMSLAILRVIRLVRVFRIFKLSRHSKGLQILGQTLKASMRELGLLIFFLFIGVILFSSAVYFAEADDPTSSFSSIPDAFWWAVVTMTTVGYGDMHPVTIGGKIVGSLCAIAGVLTIALPVPVIVSNFNYFYHRETDADEPPPPPPPPCTQTASCELLPGAEVLQPRGSCASSTTLGKGDYVGVVDEGETRPHFNSRKCVNITKMFTDV; the protein is encoded by the coding sequence ATGGACCGCCGGGACTCGGGTGTGATCCCGTCACCCGCGTCCTCCTCCGGGCGCCTGCAGCGGCTCACTCATGACGACGACGCCATGACTGTGGAGAACATGCCGGATCAGAGCCAAAACCTCCAGCACTTTGGCCAGTACGAGCTGGGCTGCTGCGAGCGCGTCGTCATCAACATCTCCGGTTTGCGCTTCGAGACCCAGCTGAAAACTTTCAACCAGTTTCCGGATACGCTGCTGGGCGACCCCCGCAAAAGGATGCGCTACTTTGACCCACTCCGGAATGAGTACTTCTTCGACCGAAACAGACCCAGCTTCGACGCCATCCTCTATTACTACCAGTCCGGTGGGCGCATACGGAGACCCGTCAACGTGCCAATTGACATCTTCTCCGAGGAAATTCGCTTCTACCAGCTCGGCGAGGACGCGATGGAAAAGTTCCGTGAGGATGAAGGCTTCATCGCGGAGGAGGAGCGCGTCCTGCCCAAGAGCGACTTTCAGAAGCAGATATGGCTGCTGTTCGAGTACCCGGAGAGCTCCGGTCCGGCGCGGGGCATCGCTATCGTGTCTGTTCTCGTCATCCTAATCTCCATCGTCATTTTCTGCATGGAAACTCTGCCGGAGTTCCGTGACGAGCGAGACCAATCCGCGCAGCTCTCCCGCAACTCCAGCACGAATAGCGACGCACCGAGTCCCTTCACCGATCCCTTTTTCGTCATCGAGACCCTGTGCATCATCTGGTTCTCCTTCGAACTCCTCGTGCGGTTCTTCTCGTGCCCCAGCAAGACTTCCTTCTCCAGGAACATCATGAACGTCATCGACGTGGTGGCCATCATCCCTTACTTTATCACGCTGGGCACCGAGCTGGCCGAAACGGAAAACAACGGGGGCCAGCAGGCCATGTCCCTCGCCATCCTCCGCGTCATCCGCCTGGTAAGGGTCTTCCGAATTTTCAAACTCTCGAGGCACTCCAAGGGGCTCCAGATCCTGGGGCAGACCCTTAAGGCCAGCATGAGAGAGCTGGGCTTGctcatcttcttcctcttcatcgGAGTCATCCTCTTCTCCAGCGCCGTTTACTTCGCCGAGGCGGACGACCCCACGTCGAGCTTCAGTAGCATTCCGGACGCCTTCTGGTGGGCGGTGGTCACCATGACCACGGTGGGCTACGGCGACATGCATCCGGTGACCATCGGTGGCAAGATTGTGGGCTCACTGTGCGCCATCGCCGGCGTGCTGACCATCGCGTTACCCGTGCCCGTCATCGTGTCCAACTTCAACTACTTTTACCACCGCGAGACGGACGCCgacgagccgccgccgccgccaccgccgccgtgcACCCAGACTGCCAGCTGCGAGCTCCTGCCCGGCGCAGAGGTCCTCCAGCCGCGGGGGTCGTGCGCCTCTTCCACCACCCTCGGAAAGGGAGACTACGTCGGCGTGGTGGACGAGGGCGAAACACGGCCTCATTTCAACAGCCGCAAGTGCGTGAATATCACCAAGATGTTTACCGACGTCTGA